From Lysinibacillus sp. SGAir0095, the proteins below share one genomic window:
- a CDS encoding isoprenylcysteine carboxyl methyltransferase family protein: MFFILFVSIVILQRIIEVIIARRNEKKMLAAGAYEVGASHYPIMITLHVSFFLCLIGEVLLLNRTISPLFFLFFILFLLVQGLRVWCLASLGPYWNTKIIILPGANVVRKGPYQFIRHPNYLVVCIEILLLPLMFQAYITAICFTLLNFAMLAVRIPTEEKALIEATNYSKEFKKKVSNVVTNDQQQ, encoded by the coding sequence ATGTTTTTTATACTATTTGTTTCTATTGTTATTTTACAAAGGATTATTGAAGTGATTATTGCAAGAAGAAATGAGAAAAAAATGTTAGCTGCCGGAGCCTATGAAGTTGGCGCTTCACATTACCCAATTATGATTACCCTTCATGTTAGCTTTTTTCTATGCTTAATTGGCGAAGTCCTTCTCCTTAACCGGACAATTTCACCCCTGTTTTTTTTGTTTTTTATTTTATTCTTATTAGTGCAAGGCTTAAGAGTATGGTGTCTAGCATCATTGGGACCATATTGGAATACAAAAATCATCATCCTGCCTGGAGCAAATGTTGTAAGAAAAGGCCCCTATCAATTTATCAGACATCCAAACTATCTTGTTGTATGTATTGAAATTTTACTGCTTCCATTAATGTTTCAGGCGTATATTACGGCAATTTGCTTTACCCTACTAAACTTTGCGATGTTAGCTGTTCGAATTCCAACTGAAGAAAAAGCATTGATCGAAGCGACGAATTATAGCAAAGAGTTTAAAAAGAAAGTCTCCAACGTTGTTACGAATGATCAACAACAATAA